The sequence below is a genomic window from Desulfobulbus oligotrophicus.
TAGCCCGCGATCAAAACGCTCAATTTCTGCTTACCGACCCCTTTTCCTGGTCAGCAGCAATGGCGCCGGTCACTGAATGGCTGGGCGGCACACCTACAGGCCCGTTTGCCGGTAAGGGGCTTGCCAACATTGCCCGTCTGCTGCAGGGGTACCAGGGCGAACTCACCCCGGCCTGGCAGGTTGCCGAACCTGACCACCTCTGGTGGACCCTCCGCACCCACAGCAACCACTACGAGCTGATTCGCAGCTGGTATATCCGGGCTCACCGGTAGCCTGATCAACGCTGCTCCGGCGTTGACCGGTTGCTGCGTTCCTTCCTCTTGTATTTTCCCTTCCTTCCTTCCTTCCTGCCGCTGCTGAATTCATTTTGCGCAAAAAATAAATTTTTTTGGTACTCACGGATATTTGTGATAGCGTTTCTTAGTAGGAGGTGCTGCAGCAGAGCGACCGCGCGACACAGACACAGCACAGCTCTTCCTTTTTATTAGCAACAGCTGCTGAAAAAGAGCGGCAAAAAATTGCTCTCCTGCCATTTAGACCTGCTGTACGGCTCTGGTCAACAGGCAACTTTCCATCCAGGTACCCTACATGAACAACCCGCCAACATTTCGTCCCCGCGCCTGTACCCTTGCGCTTGAACCGCGTATCCTCTTTGACGGAGCCGCCATGGCAGCGGTGGATGATCATCTTGTTGCTGAGCAGCATCACTATGCAGCCGAGACGATCAACCACCAGGTCACCGAGGCGGTGACCAATCAGGCCGAGGTGCACACCGACCAAGAGGCACCACCCGATGCCGGTGCTGCCGCTTCTGCAACCCTGCTGCTCATTGACGGCAGGGTGCGCGATACAGCCACCCTGCTTGGTGATGTGCCGGCCAATGTTACCGCCATTGTGGTTGAGGCCGGTGAATCGGGTTTTACCGCCGCGGCCGCTGCACTGGATAGCCTTGGTGCAGTTGATTCGATCCAGATCATCAGTCACGGCACCGGCGGCGGATTTTTTCTGGGCAGTGATTACATCAACGCTGCAACCGTGGTCCAGTACAGTGATCAGTTGCAACAGTGGGGCGCCACACTGACTGACGGCGGTGATATTCTCCTCTACGGATGTCACATCGGTGCAGGAGCAGAGGGCGCTCTTCTTCTTTCTCAGCTGGCAGGCATGACCGGCGCTGATGTGGCGGCCTCGCTCGATGCAACCGGTGGAGTGTCTCTGGGCGGTAACTGGACTCTGGAGGTCAGCACCGGTTCCATCGAGGCCTTGCCGGCCATCACTGCTGCAGCACGCGACAGTTACCAGTACCTGCTGGCTGCACCGGTCATCACCGATACTATGACTGCAATTCGTACTGTGGCTGAAGATGAGCCCTTACTCTTAACCGGGCTGAGTGTAACTGATGCGGACAACGACACCCTCACCGTGACCTTCACCACGGATGCCGGAACCTTCCAGCTGGGAACAACAGCTGCAGGGCTGGATGATAGCAGCGGTGACGGTACTGGCACTCTCAGCTTTTCCGGGTCAGCCGTGGCGGTCAATGAGGCCCTGAACACCCTCACCTTTCAGGGACTGCCTGACAAAAACGGTTCGGCAGAGGTTACCATGACGGCGAGTGACGGTGAGAGTACGGTTGAGACCGTCATCGCCATTATGATCTCACCGGTGAACGATGCGCCAACCTGGTCCGGTGGTACCGGTGTTGAGGTTGCCGAAGGGGAGGAAGTCTTCTTCGACCCCGTTCAGCCACTCCCCGGCCTGGGGTTTGAGCAGAGTCAGCTTGGTCTGCGTGAGGTGGATAACTCCGCGAGCCAGGTTATCCTGAAAGTTACCCATTTACCGGGACAGGGGACCCTGCGGTTATCCGGTACAGAGCTTGCCGTGGGCTCAACATTTGCCGCCAGTCAGCTGGGTAGTCTAAGCTATACCCACAACGGTAGCCAGGTTCTGGCGAACACTGGCGACAGCTTCTTCGTGACCGTTGACGACGGTGCCGGAGGACAGCTTTTTGATCAAGAAGTTTCTATTACTGTAACACCGGTGAACGACGCGCCCAGTGTGACCGGCCGGGTGACGGTCATTGAGGGTGAAGCGCAGGTGAACCTTGTCGAGGGAGGCATTATTCCAGCCACCGGCAGTCCCCGGGGCAGCGTGACGGTGAGTGACCCTGATGACTCTTCTGACCGTCTGAGCTATGCGGTCACCGGTCTGCCGGAACACGGCACCCTCTTTTATGGAGGAGAACCCATTGAAAGTGCAGATGTTCCTTTTACAGTTGATGATCTCACCCTGCTTACCTACTCGCACGACGGTTCCGAGGCAAATGGTGTTCCCGACGGTTTTGATCTTCGTGTTACAGACAGCGGCGGCGGAACCGATACCCCGCTGTCCACTGTAGAGAGAGTGGTCATCGATGTGATCAACAATAACGATGACCCGGTTCTGGTGACAAACGTGCCCCAGACCATGCCCTCTGATCAGTCCATTCTCACCATTACCGGGGAGATGCTGAAGGTCGATGATGTGGATTCACCGGCCACTACCCTGACCTATACAGTCACCACAGCACCGGATTTGGCTGAGGGCTATTTCACGGTAGGGGGTCACCGCTTAACGGCTGGATCAAGTTTTACCCAGGCTGATATCGATGCCGGTCGGGTCGTGTATCACAACCATTCCAGCAATGAACATACTGCGGCACTGTCATTCACGGTGAAGGATGGCGATCGTCGTCTGTATCCTACTCCTCGGGATGGGGGCATCTATGATGACGAAACAGGCACCACCTTGACAGTCAACACCTTTAGTGTGGAGATCAACGAAAACTCTCCGGTTTTTGACGGTGACACACCCGGCGCAACTGTAACGTACAGTACGCCGACAGTCAGCGGCGACAACGCTGCAGTACTTCTTGAAAGCGGGTCTGTGGTTCTGACCGATACTGACCTGAGCGCCTCAGATCCCGCAGTTGCAAACAATAATCAACTCGTGTACCGGCTTATCTCTCTTCCCAAGAGCGGCACCCTGTACCTGGGCGATCGAGCCTTGAGCTACTCCGACAGCTTTACCCAGTACGATGTTGATCAGGGACGGATTCGTTTCGAACATGCCGGTGATGAGGTGTTCAGCGACCAATTTACCTATACGGTTTCCAACGGTGTCGCAGAAAGCAGCGCGCATGTTTTTCAGTTAAACATCACTCCGCAAAACGATACCCCAGTGGCCCGGGTGGGTGAGCGGGTATTTGGAGCAGAAGGAGCGATTATTCCTATCAATGCAGGCCATATTGTACTCACGGATGCTGACCGAGATGTTCCAGGTGCCGGGGAATATGCTGTTGACAATGTGCTCAGTTTTCGAATCACGGTACTCCCCGTCCACGGTGGCCTGTACCTGAACGACATGCCCGTTACTGTGGATACCGTGATCAGTGCTGCTGATCTGGCTGCAGGCGGGCTCGAGTATCGGCATGATGGCAGTGAAAACCATACTGATGCCTTTACCCTGGTGCCGTTTGATAACCAGGGAGTTGGAGAAGCTGATATCACTGCGACCAATCAGGCAAGTGTGGGCACACCTCTGATTGTTCCCATAACGCTGACTCCGGTCAACGATACACCTGAATTTGCGGGAAAACAGGATCTTACCGGGAGCAGAGCCGTACGTGAAGGCTCAACCACCACCATTTTGGGAGCGGCCGATTATTCCGGCGCCAACGGTGACGGCAGTGGGGATGCCGTCCTGCACACAGACGATGTGGGCTATCTGGTCTATCAGGATCCTGACAACACCACTGAACAACGACAGTACCGGATAACCACGGCCCCGGTCAACGGTGTGCTGCTGCTGGGTGGTACGGCGTTGTCCACAGGATCAGTGTTTACCCAGGATGATCTTGATGCAGGCCGGGTACAGTACCGGCATAACGGCAGTGAAACATCCTCTGACTTCTTCAATTATGTGGTTAGTGACGGTGATTACAGCGCCAACGAGACCACCTCGTTTACCCAGGGAACCCCCGCTGCTCCGGCTACCTATGTTATTGACATCCTGCCGGCCAACGACCCGCCTACCATCACCGTTTCAACCGGGCGACTGACGGTTGATTCGGCTGTCACTTGGGTGGATCTTCCCGAAATTACCCTGAAAGATCCGGATATCGCTGGTGGCGTGGATAGCGGTGAACGGGACTTCATACAGGTGCGGGTTGAATTCCTCGATGACCAGGAGAACCCGTATGGGGTGCTCAGCTTCAGCGATGATGATGTACCGACAGGGGTGACGATCATCGGTGCAACAGAGGGCTCCTCCCTTGTCTTTCAGGGCTCGCTTGCTGATGTCCAGGCAGCGTTGGGTCGCGTCCAGGCCAGGTTGGCAACTGATACTGACCCCAACAGTGATGCCTATGCCATCACAATCTCAGTTGATGACCGCCTTCGTGACGATGTTGGTAATCTGACCAATGGGGCCAACGGCGGCTCGGTCAATGAAAACGGGTCGGCAGTGGGTGATGAACACAACGTAGCCAGGACGACCATTCAGGTTCTTGCCTCCAGGGCCAACGACCCGCCGGTTATTACTGCACCGGACCCGGTAACTGTCCAGGAAGACATACGTACCCAGATCACCGGGCTGTCGTTTACTGATGTCGATACCTTTGACAGCAATACCACTACCCTTACCCTGTCCACCATGTCCGATCGTGAGGGGGAAATCTATTTCAGTGCTTCCGGTTCGAGTCTGCCTGCAGGGGTTACTCTTTATGCTGGGGCAGTGGGATCGTCGAGTATCACCCTCCAGGGGACAACAGCAGCCCTGAATGCAGCCTTAGCCACGCTGTACTACCAGGGGGCCACCGACTACAACGGCGATGATAGCCTGACCATTGAAGTTAACGATCACGGGAACACGGGTCAAGACGGAGGATCCTCCACAGCATCTGCCACAGTTGCTCTAGGCATTACTCCGGTGAATGATCCTCCGAGAGTGACAATGCCGGTGGGTGACCGCTATTTAACAGGTGCAGGAGTCTTCAACTTCACCGATGGTGATGCATTGGGCTTTGATGATCCCAGCGACATACGTCACACCTTACCCGACTTCGACCTATCATCTGATAGGTACACCATTACCCTGGAGGCTGTTGATCCGAACGGTGATTTCCATGGCCGTATTGAAGTGGCCACGACCACCGGTTTGGAAGTAGTAAGCGGTCTTAATACGGGTTCTGTCACCCTTACCGGTACCAAGGCAGATCTGGATGCAGCTTTGGCCACGGTCAGTTACCACCTGGATAATGCAAATGCCGATAGCGCCATCACTTTCCGCATGACTGTTGATGATCTGGGCAACGGTGGTACGGCCATTGGCGGCTCTGTAGGTTCCCTTACTGCAACAGGTGAGTGTACCTTTTATGTCACTGATACGAACGATCCCCCAGGTTTTGCAGATCTGGACGCGGTTTCCGTGAACACCTATGTTGAAAACAATGATCCGGTGGTCATAGACCCGGATGCCACACTGTTTGATCCGGAGCTGGACATGTACCCCAGCTGGTCAGGTGGCCAGGTAACCGTTCACCGCACTGATGGCCCCAACCGTGACGATGTCTTTGGTTTTACCGGATCTGGTGCAACCGGAATTAATCAGAGCGGCACCGACCTTCGCAACGGTACGACTGTAATCGGTAGCATCACCAATGCAGACGGTAGGCTGCACATTACCTTTAATGCGAACGCCACCGCAGACGTTGTTGATCGTGTGGTCCAGTCCATCACCTACCGTAATACCAGTGAGGCACCACCGCCTTCAGTGGAGCTGACCTTTACTGTCAACGATCAGAATTCGAATGATGACGGTGGGACGGCCGGATCAGGTCAGAATCAGGGAAGCGGCGGGCCAAAGTCTTTCTCACAGAATGTGACAGTGAACATCACGCCGATGGTTGACCACCCGGTCCTCTCCACTGGCAGTGAGATAGAGTATACCGAAAATGACCCTCCACAAACTGTGGATTCCGGTCTGACCATCACTGATCTTGATGACGACCAGATGGCACGTGCCCGGGTGGCGATCAGCTCTGGTTTTGTCAGTGGTGATGTACTGGCTGTTGATGTGAGCAACACAAACATCTCTGCTCACTATGATGCAGACACCGGTCTTCTCACTTTAGAGGGAGTGGATACGATAGCGCATTACCAGCAGGTACTACGTAGCCTGACCTATGCGAGTACGAGTGACGATCCCACCGATGATGCCACCAGCACCAGCCGCACCCTGACGTATACAGTGCAGGACAACGGATCCAGCGGCGCCGGCCCGGGTGAGGGTAGCACCACCCGGACAGTCAACGTGGTGGCTGTTAACGATGCACCGGTTGTATCCGGAGCAGAATCAACTCGGGTGTTTACGGAAAATGATCCTCCTCTGCCCCTGGAACCGGCTGGTTGGTCATTAAGCGATGTGGATGATACGCAGATGACGGAGGTGGAGGTACACATCGTCTCCGGCCGGAGTGATGACGATGTCCTCAGCGCTGAAGACACGGCTCTGCCTTCCGGATGGTCGCAGAATTACAATTCCATCACAGGAGTTCTGACACTAAGCGGACCTGCAGCAGATATTGCTGCGGTGATCACAGCGATGCAGTCTGTGACCTACTTCAAC
It includes:
- a CDS encoding cadherin-like domain-containing protein; this translates as MNNPPTFRPRACTLALEPRILFDGAAMAAVDDHLVAEQHHYAAETINHQVTEAVTNQAEVHTDQEAPPDAGAAASATLLLIDGRVRDTATLLGDVPANVTAIVVEAGESGFTAAAAALDSLGAVDSIQIISHGTGGGFFLGSDYINAATVVQYSDQLQQWGATLTDGGDILLYGCHIGAGAEGALLLSQLAGMTGADVAASLDATGGVSLGGNWTLEVSTGSIEALPAITAAARDSYQYLLAAPVITDTMTAIRTVAEDEPLLLTGLSVTDADNDTLTVTFTTDAGTFQLGTTAAGLDDSSGDGTGTLSFSGSAVAVNEALNTLTFQGLPDKNGSAEVTMTASDGESTVETVIAIMISPVNDAPTWSGGTGVEVAEGEEVFFDPVQPLPGLGFEQSQLGLREVDNSASQVILKVTHLPGQGTLRLSGTELAVGSTFAASQLGSLSYTHNGSQVLANTGDSFFVTVDDGAGGQLFDQEVSITVTPVNDAPSVTGRVTVIEGEAQVNLVEGGIIPATGSPRGSVTVSDPDDSSDRLSYAVTGLPEHGTLFYGGEPIESADVPFTVDDLTLLTYSHDGSEANGVPDGFDLRVTDSGGGTDTPLSTVERVVIDVINNNDDPVLVTNVPQTMPSDQSILTITGEMLKVDDVDSPATTLTYTVTTAPDLAEGYFTVGGHRLTAGSSFTQADIDAGRVVYHNHSSNEHTAALSFTVKDGDRRLYPTPRDGGIYDDETGTTLTVNTFSVEINENSPVFDGDTPGATVTYSTPTVSGDNAAVLLESGSVVLTDTDLSASDPAVANNNQLVYRLISLPKSGTLYLGDRALSYSDSFTQYDVDQGRIRFEHAGDEVFSDQFTYTVSNGVAESSAHVFQLNITPQNDTPVARVGERVFGAEGAIIPINAGHIVLTDADRDVPGAGEYAVDNVLSFRITVLPVHGGLYLNDMPVTVDTVISAADLAAGGLEYRHDGSENHTDAFTLVPFDNQGVGEADITATNQASVGTPLIVPITLTPVNDTPEFAGKQDLTGSRAVREGSTTTILGAADYSGANGDGSGDAVLHTDDVGYLVYQDPDNTTEQRQYRITTAPVNGVLLLGGTALSTGSVFTQDDLDAGRVQYRHNGSETSSDFFNYVVSDGDYSANETTSFTQGTPAAPATYVIDILPANDPPTITVSTGRLTVDSAVTWVDLPEITLKDPDIAGGVDSGERDFIQVRVEFLDDQENPYGVLSFSDDDVPTGVTIIGATEGSSLVFQGSLADVQAALGRVQARLATDTDPNSDAYAITISVDDRLRDDVGNLTNGANGGSVNENGSAVGDEHNVARTTIQVLASRANDPPVITAPDPVTVQEDIRTQITGLSFTDVDTFDSNTTTLTLSTMSDREGEIYFSASGSSLPAGVTLYAGAVGSSSITLQGTTAALNAALATLYYQGATDYNGDDSLTIEVNDHGNTGQDGGSSTASATVALGITPVNDPPRVTMPVGDRYLTGAGVFNFTDGDALGFDDPSDIRHTLPDFDLSSDRYTITLEAVDPNGDFHGRIEVATTTGLEVVSGLNTGSVTLTGTKADLDAALATVSYHLDNANADSAITFRMTVDDLGNGGTAIGGSVGSLTATGECTFYVTDTNDPPGFADLDAVSVNTYVENNDPVVIDPDATLFDPELDMYPSWSGGQVTVHRTDGPNRDDVFGFTGSGATGINQSGTDLRNGTTVIGSITNADGRLHITFNANATADVVDRVVQSITYRNTSEAPPPSVELTFTVNDQNSNDDGGTAGSGQNQGSGGPKSFSQNVTVNITPMVDHPVLSTGSEIEYTENDPPQTVDSGLTITDLDDDQMARARVAISSGFVSGDVLAVDVSNTNISAHYDADTGLLTLEGVDTIAHYQQVLRSLTYASTSDDPTDDATSTSRTLTYTVQDNGSSGAGPGEGSTTRTVNVVAVNDAPVVSGAESTRVFTENDPPLPLEPAGWSLSDVDDTQMTEVEVHIVSGRSDDDVLSAEDTALPSGWSQNYNSITGVLTLSGPAADIAAVITAMQSVTYFNSSEDPTVDERVIEWRVRDANSDQAGAEWSNVVETRLQVISVPDPPVATDDQAVINEDDVSVSGNVKTNDSDVDNTNDELSITGIRRGTEAQGGVMTDVAPATDSANGTEVIGLYGTLRLGADGSWTYSLDNDNPIVNALKTGDTLQEYFTYELTDPTDLPDTAQLTVTINGVTDGAPTIEPVDENGAEPGHLTVFEAGLTSETDTRETNEGHISLATADGLSTVTINGTTLSLSQLQNLGDHPVTIPTANGLLTVTGFTPTAEIGGVPVRGELTYTYTLLQPPSTPGADAWLETVPLVVTDAGGEEGHDSLIIRVIDDTPTAEDDVNSVVEGVGDEISVATGNVVTGGSPGDVADRIGADHTDTPVVGVAFGATVGSVGTPLSGAYGELLLAADGSYTYTLDNGNPVVNALRFGETLTETFTYTVSDQDGDQDTASLTITIHGTNDPPVARDDGPYDILEDTPLDSIDVLANDTDPENDPLTVVDATVDPSQGSVSINADGTLRFVPAQDFHGTAVISYTISDGAGGFSSAQAVVRVAPVNDPPVAVDDYGASPDGRSVDISLLTNDYDVDGDPLTATHIAGVPLLPGQSVVLPEGVVTLQADGVVTFAPNPGVQGTVRFSYTISDGQGGSAEGWVAVQVTPEAVIVPPAPSLPPLGEPPLFGDQTALPGVWFGEDLRHGVIRSSVAMGPTMYVLQAVEQAQEESRADQWRSLSRPQEVQPAEIRSMSLGSGLGMDPAIFVTPAVRQAQTQGGFIDQVVQGRVTRLSLGSDRLLPVPDLGASDPQELLPAGKLVEQAGVDRTTAESVPRPGRVAGLASPHPAPQRGALSFGEQLRAAGTQAPLTIGRGQPAATSSNR